A genomic window from Brevibacillus agri includes:
- a CDS encoding glutamine--tRNA ligase/YqeY domain fusion protein, whose translation MISLENKVASSNFIRNIVIDDLQAGKVKEVITRFPPEPNGYLHIGHAKAICLNFELASEFNGKAHLRFDDTNPVKEDTEYVEAIKTDVKWLGFEWDGLFFASDYFEEMYKRAVLLIQKGKAYVDDLSAEEMRKLRGTLTEPGVDSPYRNRSVEENLDLFERMRNGEFKDGEKVLRAKIDMSSPNINMRDPVLYRISHTTHHNTGDKWCIYPMYDYAHPLEDAIEGVTHSLCSLEFEDHRPLYDWVISECEMEHVPRQYEFARLNLTNTVMSKRKLKQLVDENVVDGWDDPRMPTIAGFRRRGFTPEAIRTFAREVGVARSNSTVDAKMLEHFIREDLKLKAPRTMAVLNPLKVVITNYPEGQVEMLEAEINPENPEMGNRQIPFSREIYIEQDDFMENPPSKYFRLFPGNEVRLKHAYFIKCNDVVKDADGNVIELHCTYDPETKSGSGFTGRKVKGTIHWVDASQAVPAEFRLYEPLILDDEDTEGSFLDNINPNSLEVLNGFVEPNMKDTKAQDKYQFFRHGYFNVDPKHTTPDKLVFNRIVSLKSSFELPKA comes from the coding sequence TTGATTTCATTGGAAAACAAGGTAGCGTCATCCAATTTTATCCGCAATATCGTGATTGACGACCTGCAAGCAGGCAAGGTCAAGGAAGTCATTACCCGCTTTCCGCCGGAGCCGAACGGGTATCTTCATATTGGACATGCAAAAGCCATCTGCCTGAATTTTGAACTGGCAAGCGAATTTAATGGCAAGGCTCACCTCCGTTTTGACGATACCAATCCGGTGAAAGAAGACACTGAGTACGTGGAAGCGATCAAAACAGACGTCAAATGGCTTGGCTTTGAATGGGACGGGCTGTTTTTTGCATCGGATTACTTTGAAGAGATGTACAAGCGTGCGGTGCTGTTGATTCAAAAAGGCAAAGCCTACGTGGACGATCTGTCTGCCGAAGAGATGCGCAAGCTGCGCGGAACGTTGACGGAGCCGGGCGTAGACAGTCCGTACCGCAACCGTTCTGTGGAGGAAAACCTCGACCTGTTCGAGCGCATGCGCAACGGAGAGTTCAAGGACGGGGAAAAAGTGCTGCGTGCCAAAATCGACATGTCCTCCCCGAACATCAACATGCGCGATCCGGTTTTGTACCGCATTTCCCATACGACCCACCACAACACGGGAGACAAATGGTGCATTTACCCGATGTACGACTACGCGCACCCGCTGGAGGATGCGATTGAAGGCGTGACCCACTCGCTCTGCTCGCTCGAATTTGAAGACCATCGTCCGCTGTACGACTGGGTCATCAGCGAGTGCGAGATGGAGCACGTTCCGCGCCAGTACGAGTTTGCCCGCCTGAACCTGACCAACACGGTCATGAGCAAGCGCAAGCTGAAACAGCTCGTAGACGAAAACGTCGTCGATGGCTGGGACGATCCGCGCATGCCGACCATTGCAGGCTTCCGCCGTCGCGGCTTTACGCCGGAAGCGATTCGCACGTTTGCCCGTGAAGTCGGGGTAGCGCGCAGCAATAGTACAGTCGACGCGAAAATGCTGGAGCATTTCATCCGCGAGGACTTGAAGCTGAAAGCACCGCGCACGATGGCTGTTTTGAATCCGCTGAAAGTCGTCATCACGAACTATCCGGAAGGCCAGGTCGAGATGCTCGAAGCGGAAATCAACCCGGAAAATCCGGAGATGGGCAATCGTCAAATTCCGTTCTCCCGCGAAATCTACATCGAGCAGGACGACTTCATGGAAAACCCGCCAAGCAAGTATTTCCGCCTGTTCCCGGGAAATGAAGTCCGTCTCAAGCACGCCTACTTCATCAAATGCAACGACGTGGTGAAGGACGCGGATGGCAATGTCATCGAGCTGCACTGCACCTACGACCCGGAGACGAAGAGCGGAAGCGGGTTTACAGGACGCAAGGTAAAAGGGACCATCCACTGGGTAGATGCGAGCCAGGCAGTACCTGCCGAGTTCCGTTTGTACGAGCCGCTGATTCTCGACGATGAGGACACGGAAGGAAGCTTCCTGGACAACATCAACCCGAACTCGCTGGAAGTGTTGAACGGATTCGTCGAGCCGAACATGAAAGACACGAAGGCGCAGGACAAATACCAGTTTTTCCGCCACGGATACTTCAACGTCGATCCGAAGCATACGACGCCGGAC
- the ggt gene encoding gamma-glutamyltransferase — translation MSLWKKLSAVALTAAIGLTTFAPVQAANRPTSMSPNAMVTTPHYLATAAALKTLEDGGNAVDAAITAASTLAVVYPHYTTIGGDNFWLIYNAKTKELKALNGSGRAGEKATIEYYKSKGYDKIPSRGYESANTVPGVVSGWWEAYNYAHKSMGNSKLPWHKLLEPAIGYAENGYPVSPNQVYWTKYATDPTDNELKNLQRFEGFRKTFLKPNGEPYAAGEILKQKDLAKTLRIIAQKGADGFYKGEVAQKIVADLQKNGGLLTLKDFEKHTSTWAEPITVDYRGYKAYNVPPNSQGMASLSILNVLNNFDLKSMGEGTPDYYHTIVEATKQAFADRDKWLTDPAFVDIPVDELLSKQHGKELAARIDMKQAAKAVEPLDPKGDTTWFGVVDKDGNAVSIIQSHYFDWGSGIVAKDTGVLLQNRGSYFSLDPKHINHLEPGKRTFHTINPAMLFKGDKPYLLYGTQGGEGQPQTQAALVTRIVDFGFSVQDAIEAPRWLHGRNWGSASNNLKVESRIPQDVLDELVKRGHPVEKLEAAYTDAMGQSGAILIDPQTNVKFGGADPRGEGAAMGY, via the coding sequence ATGTCACTTTGGAAAAAACTTTCTGCCGTCGCATTGACCGCCGCTATCGGCCTGACAACATTCGCTCCGGTCCAAGCTGCCAATCGTCCAACATCAATGTCGCCAAATGCCATGGTCACAACACCTCACTATCTGGCTACAGCCGCAGCCCTGAAAACGTTGGAAGACGGCGGAAACGCAGTAGACGCCGCGATTACCGCCGCCTCTACCCTCGCCGTCGTCTATCCGCACTACACGACCATTGGCGGGGATAACTTCTGGCTCATTTACAACGCCAAAACAAAAGAGCTGAAAGCATTGAACGGCAGCGGACGAGCTGGCGAAAAGGCAACCATCGAATACTACAAAAGCAAAGGCTACGACAAAATTCCTTCCCGCGGCTATGAGTCTGCCAACACGGTTCCCGGCGTTGTTTCCGGCTGGTGGGAAGCCTACAACTACGCGCACAAAAGCATGGGCAACAGCAAGCTGCCTTGGCACAAGCTGCTGGAGCCTGCGATCGGGTACGCCGAAAACGGCTATCCCGTCTCGCCCAACCAGGTTTACTGGACCAAGTACGCAACAGACCCGACTGACAACGAGCTGAAAAATCTCCAGCGCTTCGAGGGCTTCCGCAAAACGTTCCTGAAGCCGAACGGAGAGCCGTATGCCGCAGGCGAAATTCTCAAGCAAAAGGACCTTGCCAAAACGTTGCGAATCATTGCCCAAAAAGGCGCCGACGGATTTTACAAAGGCGAAGTCGCGCAAAAAATCGTCGCCGACCTGCAAAAAAACGGCGGGCTGCTCACGCTGAAAGACTTCGAGAAGCATACCTCCACCTGGGCGGAGCCGATTACGGTAGACTATCGCGGCTACAAGGCGTACAACGTGCCGCCCAACTCCCAGGGCATGGCCTCGCTCTCGATTTTGAACGTGCTGAACAACTTTGACCTCAAGAGCATGGGCGAAGGTACGCCGGATTACTACCACACGATCGTCGAAGCGACCAAACAAGCTTTTGCCGACCGTGACAAATGGCTGACTGACCCGGCATTCGTGGATATTCCTGTGGACGAGCTGTTGTCCAAGCAGCACGGAAAAGAACTGGCAGCGCGCATTGACATGAAGCAAGCGGCAAAAGCGGTCGAGCCGCTCGATCCAAAAGGCGATACTACGTGGTTTGGCGTCGTGGACAAGGACGGCAATGCCGTGTCGATCATCCAGAGCCACTACTTTGACTGGGGCTCCGGCATCGTCGCGAAAGACACGGGCGTCCTGTTGCAAAACCGCGGCAGCTACTTCTCTCTGGACCCGAAACACATCAATCACCTGGAACCGGGCAAACGCACCTTCCACACGATCAACCCGGCGATGCTCTTTAAAGGAGACAAGCCTTACCTGCTCTACGGAACACAAGGCGGCGAAGGCCAGCCGCAAACGCAGGCGGCGCTCGTCACGCGCATCGTCGACTTCGGCTTCAGCGTGCAGGACGCGATTGAAGCGCCAAGATGGCTGCACGGCCGCAACTGGGGCTCTGCCTCCAACAACCTGAAAGTCGAAAGCCGGATTCCGCAGGACGTTCTGGACGAGCTGGTGAAGCGCGGCCATCCGGTCGAAAAGCTGGAAGCAGCCTACACCGATGCGATGGGCCAGTCCGGCGCGATCTTGATTGATCCGCAAACGAATGTGAAGTTTGGCGGCGCTGACCCTCGCGGGGAAGGCGCGGCAATGGGATATTAA
- a CDS encoding methyl-accepting chemotaxis protein, which translates to MFLFKKLRNKMILWFLTVAVIPLAVVSLFITNSFSSILIDKQKASYVDLTSSTAMAMDQYLDRRMTEIQVLARTSDIQSADAAAKNEFIRKFTEEMKLYDGNTFIGSDGKVSADTFPKSVGIDLGERQFFKDGMQGKPSYSDVLVAKTTGNRSIIVAAPVTGKNKEALGVLTGLVNVDEFAATFLANLNVGSDGYPILVDNKHQIQYHPNQELIGKPLAESALPQPLVDILQADKAEKGSYSYSDQGKEYVVTYSPISKTNFGLYLHIPVESITAAVSSVSNNVMLIVFGVVAVVIAIAYAISRQITRPIVDVASVANRISEGELTVQPLRIRSQDEVGQLSQSVNTMVHNLRTIIQQVNDTATDLASSAEELSVNAEHTSKATEQIAITIQEVAYGAEKQVRSVEDSVHAMQGVSQGAQQVAANAQYADESAMSASRIAVEGNETLQVVISQMQSIENTVSNIADIVKRLGNSSQEIGQIVQVITAIAEQTNLLALNAAIEAARAGEQGRGFAVVADEVRKLAEQSAQSAQQIKELITAIQLESNQAVLSMEQGTKEVALGLTVVNNAGKSFEQIQDAVAQVASQIQEVKLYSEQMSAGTEKVVELVSVIEQVAESSADGTQSVSAATEEQLAAMEEVNSSAASLARIAEELQSHVSRFKI; encoded by the coding sequence ATGTTTTTGTTCAAAAAGCTGAGGAACAAAATGATTCTCTGGTTTCTCACCGTTGCAGTCATTCCTCTGGCCGTCGTTTCGCTGTTTATTACGAACAGCTTTTCATCCATCCTGATCGACAAGCAAAAAGCGTCGTATGTCGACCTGACCTCCAGTACCGCGATGGCGATGGATCAATATTTGGACCGGCGCATGACCGAAATTCAGGTGTTGGCCCGCACCTCTGATATTCAATCGGCTGACGCGGCGGCGAAAAACGAGTTCATCCGCAAGTTTACCGAAGAAATGAAGCTGTACGACGGCAATACGTTTATCGGCAGCGACGGAAAAGTATCCGCCGATACGTTCCCGAAAAGCGTCGGGATCGACCTTGGCGAGCGGCAATTTTTCAAGGACGGCATGCAGGGCAAACCGAGCTACTCCGATGTCCTGGTCGCCAAAACAACGGGCAACCGTTCGATCATCGTCGCTGCTCCCGTCACCGGCAAAAACAAGGAGGCGCTCGGCGTCCTGACCGGGCTTGTCAACGTGGACGAGTTCGCCGCGACGTTTCTGGCCAATCTGAACGTCGGCAGCGACGGTTACCCGATTCTGGTGGACAACAAGCACCAGATTCAATACCACCCCAACCAGGAGCTGATCGGAAAGCCGCTTGCGGAATCGGCTCTGCCCCAGCCTTTGGTCGACATTTTGCAAGCGGACAAAGCCGAGAAAGGCTCCTACAGCTACTCCGACCAAGGCAAGGAATACGTCGTCACATACTCGCCGATTTCGAAAACGAACTTTGGCCTGTACTTGCACATTCCGGTCGAATCTATCACGGCCGCCGTTTCTTCCGTCAGCAACAACGTCATGCTGATCGTTTTTGGCGTAGTTGCTGTAGTCATCGCCATCGCGTATGCGATCTCGCGCCAGATCACCCGTCCGATTGTGGATGTGGCCTCTGTGGCGAACCGCATTTCCGAAGGCGAACTCACCGTGCAGCCTCTGCGAATCCGCTCGCAGGATGAGGTCGGACAGCTATCCCAGTCGGTAAACACAATGGTGCACAACTTGCGCACGATCATTCAACAGGTCAACGACACAGCTACCGATCTCGCCTCTTCCGCAGAAGAGCTGTCGGTGAATGCGGAACATACCAGCAAGGCGACGGAACAAATTGCGATTACGATTCAGGAAGTGGCCTACGGCGCGGAAAAACAGGTGAGGAGCGTAGAAGACAGCGTGCACGCCATGCAAGGGGTGTCACAAGGGGCGCAGCAAGTAGCGGCGAATGCCCAGTACGCGGACGAATCGGCCATGAGCGCTTCCCGGATCGCCGTGGAAGGCAACGAGACGCTGCAGGTCGTCATCAGCCAGATGCAGTCCATTGAAAATACGGTCAGCAACATTGCGGATATCGTCAAACGGCTGGGAAACAGCTCGCAGGAAATCGGGCAAATCGTGCAGGTCATCACGGCGATCGCGGAGCAAACGAACCTGCTCGCGCTAAACGCCGCCATCGAAGCCGCCAGAGCGGGCGAGCAAGGCCGCGGTTTCGCGGTGGTGGCAGACGAAGTACGCAAATTGGCCGAGCAGTCCGCCCAATCGGCGCAGCAGATTAAAGAGCTGATTACCGCCATTCAACTGGAATCCAATCAGGCTGTGCTGTCGATGGAGCAAGGCACCAAGGAAGTCGCGCTCGGCTTGACGGTCGTAAACAACGCCGGAAAATCGTTTGAGCAGATTCAGGATGCAGTCGCACAAGTAGCGAGCCAAATCCAGGAAGTGAAGCTATATTCCGAACAAATGTCTGCCGGAACCGAGAAGGTCGTCGAATTGGTCAGCGTCATTGAACAGGTCGCTGAAAGCTCGGCAGACGGAACCCAGAGCGTGTCAGCCGCCACTGAGGAACAACTGGCCGCCATGGAGGAAGTGAACTCCTCTGCTGCTTCCCTGGCGAGAATCGCAGAAGAGCTGCAATCTCATGTGAGCCGGTTCAAAATATAG
- a CDS encoding glycerophosphodiester phosphodiesterase, whose translation MNICMAHRGWSGKAPENTMAAIQLALAEPAIQAMEIDVQLTRDGVPVLIHDFTLERTTNGSGLVKDHTLEELRQLDAGKWFDEKFAGEKIPTLAEALAAIKGHCTLNIELKATSDMYPGIAEKVLALVEQYGMKQEVYVTSFDHELIRHVRTLDQEVQTGLIVYGRPVLMLEQIEAAGASILSMGYPYLTRELTAAAIEKGFKVIAWTLDEPAYIREVMSWHPEVQICTNHPDRMLTLG comes from the coding sequence ATGAACATATGTATGGCCCATCGCGGCTGGTCGGGCAAAGCACCGGAAAATACGATGGCTGCGATTCAACTGGCGCTGGCCGAGCCTGCGATCCAGGCGATGGAGATTGACGTGCAGTTGACGCGTGACGGTGTTCCGGTCCTGATTCACGATTTTACGCTGGAGCGCACGACGAACGGAAGCGGGCTAGTCAAAGACCACACGCTTGAGGAACTGCGCCAGCTCGATGCGGGCAAATGGTTCGACGAGAAGTTTGCAGGCGAAAAAATTCCGACTCTGGCGGAAGCGCTGGCTGCGATCAAGGGCCACTGCACGCTGAACATCGAGCTGAAGGCGACGAGCGACATGTACCCGGGAATTGCGGAAAAGGTGCTGGCGCTGGTGGAGCAGTACGGAATGAAGCAGGAAGTGTATGTGACGTCGTTTGACCACGAACTGATTCGCCACGTGCGCACGCTCGATCAGGAGGTGCAGACGGGGCTGATCGTCTACGGCCGTCCCGTGCTCATGCTGGAGCAGATCGAGGCGGCAGGCGCCAGCATCTTGTCCATGGGCTATCCGTATCTGACGCGGGAGCTGACAGCCGCCGCGATTGAAAAAGGGTTCAAGGTCATAGCCTGGACGCTAGATGAGCCTGCGTACATCCGGGAAGTCATGTCCTGGCATCCCGAGGTGCAAATTTGCACCAACCATCCTGACCGGATGCTGACACTGGGCTAA
- a CDS encoding SET domain-containing protein: MMHPDTELRYINDEIGYGVFATKLIPKGTIVWVQDDLDQVLDPAFVEKLDPLRKQDVQKYSFKNQFGKYILCWDKARFVNHSFHATCVATMYDLELAARDILPGEELTDDYGTLNLDEPFDCLPEPGTSRSRVMPDDLLRYYRQWDEIAAAAFERFNQVEQPLLHLVRPKHLQTIRGITEQQRSLDSIISLYCQPQSRWPKEQEW; this comes from the coding sequence ATGATGCATCCCGATACAGAGCTTCGCTATATCAACGACGAGATCGGGTACGGTGTGTTTGCGACAAAGCTCATTCCCAAAGGCACGATTGTCTGGGTCCAGGATGATCTCGATCAGGTATTAGACCCGGCATTTGTGGAAAAACTGGATCCATTAAGAAAACAGGACGTGCAAAAATATTCGTTCAAAAATCAGTTCGGCAAATACATCTTGTGCTGGGATAAGGCCCGGTTTGTCAACCACAGCTTCCATGCGACCTGTGTGGCGACGATGTACGATCTGGAACTGGCGGCGCGGGACATTTTGCCGGGCGAGGAACTGACCGATGATTACGGAACGCTGAACCTGGATGAACCGTTTGACTGTTTGCCGGAGCCGGGCACGAGCCGTTCAAGGGTGATGCCTGACGACTTGCTGCGCTACTATCGCCAATGGGATGAGATCGCAGCCGCCGCCTTCGAGCGGTTCAATCAGGTTGAACAGCCGCTGCTCCACCTCGTAAGACCTAAGCATTTGCAAACCATTCGCGGCATTACCGAACAGCAGCGGTCGCTCGACTCGATCATTTCGCTGTACTGCCAGCCGCAATCGCGATGGCCAAAAGAGCAGGAGTGGTAG
- a CDS encoding ABC transporter substrate-binding protein translates to MKAMKKTGTILCALALGLSGVLAGCGSTGKEQAAGTGNATTQPAAETAAENGPVEIDFWYALGGVRGKTIEDMVKKFNETHKDIKVKAAYQGAYQENHSKVLASVAAGNNPDVTMVEIASIAAFADAKVLEDLTPYSQGEEKKYIPGLMKNSYWKDKLYAVPFNRSTPLLYINRDMLKEAGLDPNGPKTWDELISFSQKLTKKEGDKVTRYGFSTPVDIWFYEALVFQGGGSILSEDGKELTLNNEAGKAPLELWSKMVKEGLMKNPPGENYNAWDVAEQDFLNQKVGMIFTTTGSLTELKKNAKFDMGAAFLPANKNYGTPTGGANLVMLAKSSDAEKKAAWEFMKWMTDTEQTVPWSIASGYMPVTTDAVDSPEMKAFYEKDPNFKVAVDQLQYGYPRPMAPGYKELQDVIQKELQRAMLGQATIDEALQNATDKGSKLLKK, encoded by the coding sequence ATGAAGGCGATGAAAAAGACAGGAACGATTCTATGTGCACTTGCTCTCGGCTTGTCAGGCGTACTGGCTGGCTGCGGCTCGACTGGCAAGGAGCAGGCTGCCGGCACGGGCAACGCGACTACCCAGCCGGCAGCGGAAACAGCGGCAGAAAACGGCCCGGTGGAGATCGACTTCTGGTATGCGCTCGGCGGCGTGCGCGGGAAAACGATTGAAGATATGGTCAAAAAGTTCAACGAGACACATAAGGATATTAAAGTAAAAGCGGCATACCAGGGCGCTTATCAGGAGAACCACTCCAAGGTGCTCGCCTCTGTCGCGGCGGGCAACAATCCCGATGTGACGATGGTAGAGATCGCGTCGATCGCCGCCTTTGCCGATGCGAAAGTACTGGAAGATTTGACGCCGTACTCGCAAGGCGAGGAGAAAAAATACATTCCCGGCCTGATGAAAAACTCCTACTGGAAAGACAAACTGTACGCCGTGCCTTTCAACCGTTCCACACCGCTTCTGTACATCAACCGCGACATGCTCAAGGAAGCGGGGCTCGATCCGAACGGCCCGAAAACATGGGATGAGCTTATCAGCTTTTCGCAAAAGCTGACCAAGAAGGAAGGCGACAAAGTTACCCGCTACGGCTTCTCCACACCTGTTGACATCTGGTTCTACGAGGCGCTTGTATTCCAGGGCGGCGGCAGCATTTTGAGCGAGGACGGCAAGGAGCTGACGCTGAACAACGAGGCGGGCAAGGCACCGCTTGAGCTGTGGTCCAAAATGGTCAAGGAAGGGCTGATGAAAAACCCTCCAGGCGAAAACTACAACGCGTGGGATGTAGCGGAACAGGACTTTTTGAACCAAAAGGTCGGCATGATTTTCACCACGACAGGCTCCTTGACGGAGTTGAAGAAAAATGCCAAATTTGACATGGGGGCAGCTTTCCTGCCAGCGAATAAAAACTACGGTACGCCTACAGGCGGCGCCAACCTGGTGATGCTGGCGAAGTCGTCTGACGCCGAGAAAAAAGCGGCGTGGGAGTTCATGAAGTGGATGACCGACACCGAGCAAACAGTGCCGTGGTCGATCGCTTCCGGATACATGCCTGTGACGACTGACGCTGTAGATTCGCCGGAGATGAAGGCATTCTATGAAAAAGATCCGAACTTCAAGGTCGCGGTCGATCAGTTGCAATACGGCTATCCACGTCCGATGGCCCCTGGCTACAAAGAACTGCAGGATGTCATCCAGAAAGAACTGCAACGCGCCATGCTCGGACAGGCAACGATTGACGAAGCACTGCAAAATGCGACGGACAAAGGCAGCAAGCTGCTGAAAAAATAA